One Ostrea edulis chromosome 6, xbOstEdul1.1, whole genome shotgun sequence genomic window, AAAGAAGCGTACCTCGGAACTCAAATCTTTCTTCATTTCGCACCATTCCGTCAATGCTTTCCCTATTTTCGAATACTTTGAATGCGGCAATGAATATGTTCTTATTGTGAATGAAAGTAGAATCTCAAGTTCGCTGATGTCGCTACGTTTGTAAAATTTCGAAAACTATGCTGGTGTTTTATAAACATTCTGGGGTAAAAATCAGGAAATACTAGAGCGCAAAGGGAATCAAGTTGTGTGTGGATAGATAAATTGATCCGTTGTATTTAAGATACATAACAAAAAATGCATGTCTCTAATTTACATCAATGATtgataaaaaagaaatcaagtcaatattttagtataatacatgtagttcgtACAGATGAACGTATCATATTACAACCGTGAGTAGTGAAACGAAGCCTGACACTAGTGGCTTTTAATTGTGTCTAAAGACatttatattgaatgaaaaaatgGCAAAAAATTATTAATCATTTCAAAGCTTTATTAAAGATGGGTGTTACACCCAATATAATCACATACACTGAAATGGACATTCCTCTCGAGCATTTTCTACTGGCCATCAGATGATATTCATCATGTTTTCAAACATCATCATcataaataagaaaatattgtgaGAAAGAGACAATACAACAATAAAacttactttaaacaagacAACTTCGTCTACAAATATAGGTTACAAGAAACAAGGTAACTTTGTCTACAAATATACAAACTGTAGGTTATAAGCTTTCTGCAAACAGTTTTAGAATGTACACATCGAAAACCAATTACGCATAGAtcatataaaaaatagataCCATTGTTCTTTGTTATGTATCTTTACGGTACTTTGTCAACCATTGAACGACAGCTTCCAGTTTGTAGTTCTCTGGGCCTGCGCCTTGGCCTGCATATTGAATGACGTCATCATAAATTATGAACAGCCTTTCAGGAACGGCGGCGTATTGGATGGCGCCAGCATTGTCCATGGTGTCAATGAGTAGTGGACACGGACAGTCCTCGTCTAACAACAGTCGAGCGGCGTCTAATCGTTCTTCCTGAGACGTGTGAGAAGAGAGGTGAGAATATTTGGATCCTAAAACGCTCCATCCGTCAATGGGATGCGCCTCTCTGACGTAAACAACGACAAAGTCCGCGATGTCCGAAAAATCAGCCACGATCTGCTTGAACATCTCAAACTTCATCATGAACGGAGGTCAGGTGCAGCTACCAAAGTTGACAATCAGAGGCCTTCCAGGTTTCTGGAAGTCTAGCAATTTCATTAATTGCTTAGTCTTAACTTCAATGAGCTTTAAATTTGGCGCCAGTTTACCGACTATAGCGGAGCGGCACGATATTTCTGTGCTGTGGATTTTCCATACCGTTTGAAGTGTTTTATGGTTGATAGTGGTCGTCAGTCCCTCCATTCCCTTGGTGTGTCTTCGAGACTTGATGAAATTCACAATGTCTTGCCCAATGAAAGGAATATGATTTATAATTCCTATACTCGTCAGGAAGCACAGACGCAGGGCTAGTTTTCCGTATCTCCATAACAATAACGAGCCTATCCAGAGTGGACCCTGAGCTGCTTTCCAGTCATACACAAAGTCCTCATATCCCATtgtcaaaaaacaaaaccaacaaaaaacaaaaccattcaCACAATTTTGATCAGCACATGTATCGTACCGAGATTAAAGCTTCCAGACTGAAtggtactaca contains:
- the LOC125645485 gene encoding thyroxine 5-deiodinase-like, with the translated sequence MKFEMFKQIVADFSDIADFVVVYVREAHPIDGWSVLGSKYSHLSSHTSQEERLDAARLLLDEDCPCPLLIDTMDNAGAIQYAAVPERLFIIYDDVIQYAGQGAGPENYKLEAVVQWLTKYRKDT